A window of the Lactobacillus amylovorus DSM 20531 genome harbors these coding sequences:
- a CDS encoding ABC transporter ATP-binding protein has protein sequence MVEVDLNHIYKKYEGNDKYSVNDFDLHIKDKEFIVFVGPSGCGKSTTLRMVAGLEDISKGTLEIDHKVMNDVAPKDRHIAMVFQNYALYPHMTIYDNIAFSLKLRHVDKAEIDKRVHKAAKMLGLEEYLDKKPGALSGGQRQRVALGRAIVRSAPILLMDEPLSNLDAKLRVSMRANIAKLHQQLGTTTIYVTHDQTEAMTLADRIVVMSVGKVEQIGTPLEVYNHPVNQFVAGFIGSPQMNFFNVHYKDQRISDGKGLDIEVPEGKAKMLEQKGYNDKDVVFGIRPEDIHSEESFMETWPNSVIESKVVVSELLGSIIQLYQEVDGTEFVALVNARDYHKPGDKVKMGFDVNKAHFFDKDTTKAIVN, from the coding sequence ATGGTTGAGGTTGATTTAAACCATATTTACAAGAAATACGAAGGAAATGATAAGTATTCTGTAAATGACTTTGACTTACATATTAAAGATAAGGAGTTCATCGTTTTCGTTGGACCGTCTGGTTGTGGTAAGTCAACTACATTAAGAATGGTTGCTGGTTTGGAAGACATCAGTAAAGGTACTTTGGAAATTGATCACAAGGTAATGAACGATGTCGCTCCAAAGGATAGACACATTGCGATGGTTTTCCAGAACTACGCTTTGTATCCACACATGACTATTTATGACAATATTGCTTTCAGCCTTAAATTACGTCACGTAGATAAAGCTGAAATTGATAAACGTGTTCATAAGGCCGCTAAGATGTTGGGCTTGGAAGAATACTTAGATAAAAAGCCAGGCGCTTTGTCCGGTGGTCAACGTCAGCGTGTTGCTTTAGGGCGTGCGATTGTACGTAGTGCCCCTATTCTATTAATGGACGAACCTCTTTCTAATTTGGACGCTAAGCTTCGTGTATCAATGCGTGCCAACATTGCCAAGCTGCACCAACAACTTGGCACAACCACTATTTACGTAACTCACGACCAGACTGAAGCCATGACTTTGGCTGACAGAATCGTAGTTATGTCAGTAGGTAAGGTTGAACAAATTGGCACACCACTTGAGGTTTACAACCACCCAGTTAACCAATTCGTTGCTGGATTTATCGGTTCACCTCAAATGAACTTCTTTAACGTCCATTACAAAGACCAAAGAATTTCTGATGGCAAGGGTCTTGATATCGAAGTCCCTGAAGGTAAAGCTAAGATGCTTGAACAAAAGGGATACAACGATAAGGATGTTGTCTTTGGTATTCGTCCAGAAGACATCCACTCAGAAGAATCATTTATGGAAACTTGGCCAAACTCAGTTATTGAATCCAAGGTTGTTGTTTCAGAACTTTTGGGTTCAATCATCCAACTTTATCAAGAAGTTGACGGAACTGAATTTGTAGCCTTGGTAAACGCTCGTGATTATCACAAGCCAGGCGATAAGGTAAAGATGGGCTTCGATGTTAACAAAGCTCACTTCTTTGATAAAGACACCACAAAGGCTATCGTTAACTAA
- a CDS encoding extracellular solute-binding protein, which translates to MKFWKKMALGSTAVLAAMSLAACSNGSSNSSSSSSGSNKSANLTLWVDTEQVPYYKQIAKDFTKKNKNIKVRVVQSPNGSANAKTDVGKDPSKAADVFEVPNDQLGQMAEAGYINPLSPSATKDIKANYISVASKGVTWKNKIYAFPYAQQAQTLYYNKSKLSANDVKDWKTLTSKGVVATDFTNAYVMWPVMFSAGTKLYGDNGEDLKGSTFNSTNGVNALKWYAAQKNNKGVMQTSNALNQLKKGNAQAILDGPWNAANIKKILGKNFAVAKYPKIDVGGKKVQMEAFLGIEGFAVNSHTKNAKAASELAAYITNKKAQLIAHKEAGQIPVLKAAVNSSAVKSDPVAEAVIEMAKPGNSVLQPKLPQMATFWNEAAPLISGTYDGKIKPAQYKAKLAKLQKDISKK; encoded by the coding sequence ATGAAGTTTTGGAAGAAAATGGCTTTAGGTAGTACTGCTGTTTTAGCTGCTATGTCACTTGCAGCTTGTTCAAACGGTTCATCAAATTCATCAAGTAGTAGTAGCGGCTCAAACAAGAGTGCTAATTTGACCCTTTGGGTAGATACTGAACAAGTTCCTTACTACAAGCAAATTGCTAAGGACTTTACTAAGAAGAACAAGAACATTAAGGTTCGTGTTGTTCAAAGTCCTAACGGTTCAGCTAACGCTAAGACTGATGTTGGTAAGGACCCATCAAAGGCTGCCGATGTATTTGAAGTTCCTAACGACCAATTAGGTCAAATGGCTGAAGCTGGTTACATTAACCCACTTTCACCTTCAGCAACTAAAGACATTAAGGCTAACTACATTAGCGTTGCATCAAAGGGTGTAACTTGGAAGAACAAGATTTACGCATTCCCATACGCACAACAAGCTCAAACTCTTTACTACAACAAGTCTAAGCTTTCTGCCAACGACGTTAAGGATTGGAAGACTTTAACCTCTAAGGGTGTTGTAGCTACTGACTTTACTAACGCATACGTAATGTGGCCAGTAATGTTCTCAGCAGGTACAAAGCTTTACGGTGACAACGGGGAAGACCTTAAGGGTTCAACATTTAACTCAACTAACGGTGTAAACGCATTGAAGTGGTACGCAGCTCAAAAGAACAACAAGGGCGTAATGCAAACTTCAAACGCTTTAAACCAATTGAAGAAGGGTAACGCACAAGCTATTCTTGATGGTCCATGGAACGCAGCTAACATTAAGAAGATCTTAGGCAAGAACTTCGCAGTTGCTAAGTATCCTAAGATTGACGTTGGTGGTAAGAAAGTACAAATGGAAGCATTCCTTGGTATCGAAGGCTTCGCAGTTAACTCACACACCAAGAACGCTAAGGCCGCTTCAGAGTTAGCTGCTTACATCACTAACAAGAAAGCTCAATTAATTGCTCACAAGGAAGCTGGTCAAATTCCTGTACTTAAGGCTGCTGTAAACTCAAGTGCTGTTAAGAGTGACCCAGTTGCTGAAGCTGTAATTGAAATGGCTAAGCCAGGTAACTCAGTATTGCAACCAAAGCTTCCACAAATGGCAACATTCTGGAACGAAGCAGCTCCACTTATCAGTGGTACTTACGACGGCAAGATCAAGCCAGCACAATACAAAGCAAAGCTTGCTAAATTGCAAAAAGATATTTCAAAGAAATAA
- a CDS encoding carbohydrate ABC transporter permease gives MFLKKKHVAPKATYREVWSKGDAATKLSFFIMGSNALSNKQWAKGLVFLISEIVFIAWFVLSGVPTLNSLATLGTDKTKKVVYDAAQGVYVTKQPSNSVLILLFGVLAIMLCIVMIALYIANLKSTRHNYVLKRDGEHIATNVEELKSLLDTRLHATLMFIPLVGILFFTVLPTVFMISMAFTNYDRQHPIAFSWTGFQAFGNVLSGDLAGTFFPVLGWTLIWAVAATATTFFFGVLLALLIESKGIKYKAFWRTIFVIIWAVPQFVSLLMMAQFLDYQGALNNILMNLHWISSPIHFIDNQASPLVARLTVIIVNMWIGIPVSMLVSTAIIQNLPQDQIEAAKIDGANAAQIFRSITFPQILFVMAPSLIQQFIGNINNFNVIFLLTGGAPMNSKYNGAGSTDLLVTWLYNLTFGQEQRYNASAVLGILIFIISAVVSLIAYRHTNAYKEG, from the coding sequence ATGTTTCTAAAGAAAAAGCATGTAGCTCCTAAAGCAACATATCGCGAAGTATGGTCTAAAGGCGATGCTGCTACCAAATTATCATTCTTTATAATGGGTAGCAACGCCTTATCCAACAAGCAATGGGCAAAAGGTCTCGTATTTCTGATTTCAGAAATCGTATTCATTGCTTGGTTCGTACTTAGCGGTGTTCCAACTTTAAACTCGTTAGCTACATTAGGTACTGATAAAACAAAAAAAGTTGTCTATGATGCCGCGCAAGGTGTTTATGTCACCAAGCAACCTTCAAACTCAGTTTTGATTTTGCTGTTCGGTGTTTTGGCTATCATGTTATGTATTGTAATGATTGCTCTTTACATCGCCAACTTAAAATCAACTAGACACAACTACGTTTTGAAGCGTGATGGTGAACATATCGCAACTAACGTTGAAGAACTTAAGAGTTTGCTCGACACTCGTTTGCACGCAACCTTAATGTTTATTCCATTAGTTGGTATTCTGTTCTTCACGGTTTTGCCAACGGTCTTCATGATCTCGATGGCTTTTACCAACTATGATCGTCAACACCCAATTGCCTTCTCTTGGACCGGGTTTCAAGCGTTCGGTAATGTGCTTAGTGGTGACCTTGCTGGTACTTTCTTCCCAGTATTAGGCTGGACTTTGATTTGGGCTGTAGCTGCTACTGCTACTACCTTCTTCTTCGGAGTATTGCTTGCCTTATTGATCGAATCAAAGGGTATTAAGTACAAGGCATTCTGGAGAACTATCTTCGTAATTATTTGGGCTGTCCCACAATTCGTATCACTTTTGATGATGGCTCAATTCTTGGACTACCAAGGTGCTTTGAACAACATCTTGATGAACTTGCACTGGATTAGTTCGCCAATTCACTTTATTGACAACCAAGCTTCTCCATTAGTTGCAAGATTAACCGTTATTATCGTTAACATGTGGATTGGTATCCCAGTTTCAATGTTAGTTTCAACTGCGATTATCCAAAACTTACCACAGGATCAAATTGAAGCTGCCAAGATTGACGGTGCTAACGCAGCACAAATCTTCAGATCAATCACTTTCCCACAAATCTTATTTGTTATGGCACCTTCACTTATTCAACAATTCATTGGTAACATCAACAACTTCAACGTTATCTTCTTGCTGACTGGTGGTGCACCAATGAACAGTAAATATAACGGCGCCGGATCGACTGACTTGCTGGTAACGTGGCTATATAACTTGACCTTCGGGCAAGAGCAACGTTATAACGCATCAGCGGTACTAGGTATCTTAATCTTCATTATTAGTGCGGTTGTCTCGCTGATAGCTTACAGACACACTAATGCTTACAAGGAGGGCTAG
- a CDS encoding sugar ABC transporter permease, translating into MKSYTNQRRLSLIFRYILLALLAIIWILPIVWIVLASFSYNDTGFVSTFWPEQFTLQNYIGIFTNPQYPFGNWIINTLIVSLASMIVSTFLTISVAYVLSRLRFRFRKPFLQIALVLGMFPGFMSMIALYYILKGLNMLNLFGLFLVYVGGAGLGFYVAKGFFDTIPRSIDEAAEIDGATKWQVFIHIGLPLSKPMIVYTALTAFIAPWTDFIFSGIILSTSGNAKTYTVAYGLYNMVHTAKGNATAYFAQFVAGCVIIAIPITILFVFMQKFYVNGITAGADKG; encoded by the coding sequence ATGAAGTCATATACAAATCAAAGACGGCTCTCATTAATCTTCCGGTATATTCTCTTAGCGCTTTTAGCAATTATCTGGATTTTACCAATTGTGTGGATCGTCTTAGCAAGTTTTTCATATAACGATACTGGATTTGTTTCGACCTTCTGGCCAGAACAATTCACGTTGCAGAACTATATTGGGATTTTTACGAACCCACAATATCCATTTGGTAACTGGATTATTAACACATTGATTGTTTCTCTTGCATCAATGATCGTTTCAACATTCTTGACTATTTCAGTTGCTTACGTTCTGTCACGTCTTCGTTTTAGATTTAGAAAACCATTCTTGCAAATTGCTTTGGTTCTTGGGATGTTCCCAGGCTTCATGTCAATGATCGCTTTGTACTACATCTTAAAGGGTCTTAACATGTTAAACCTCTTTGGTTTATTCTTGGTTTACGTTGGTGGTGCCGGCCTTGGCTTCTACGTTGCTAAAGGATTCTTCGATACTATTCCTAGATCAATTGACGAAGCTGCCGAAATCGACGGTGCTACTAAGTGGCAAGTATTCATCCACATTGGTTTACCACTTTCAAAGCCAATGATCGTTTATACTGCTTTGACTGCTTTCATTGCTCCATGGACAGACTTCATTTTCTCAGGTATTATTCTTTCAACCTCAGGAAATGCCAAGACCTACACGGTTGCTTATGGTTTGTACAACATGGTGCACACAGCCAAAGGTAATGCGACTGCATACTTCGCACAATTCGTTGCAGGGTGTGTAATCATCGCGATCCCTATTACTATCTTGTTTGTCTTCATGCAGAAGTTCTATGTTAACGGAATTACTGCTGGTGCAGATAAGGGCTAA